CCAGACAAATCTATTGAAGGAGAAGAGTTAACTCCAAGACAAAATATGATGAATATCTTAAGTATTAGTGAAGGTTTTGTGGGAAATTTTAACGAGAAAAATGAAGAGAATTTATTATTATATGGATCTACAGGTCTTGGTAAAACTTTTATTTGTAATTGTATAGCTAAGGCACTTTTAGATAAAAATAAAATAGTAATTTATCAAACAGCTTTTACTATATTAGAAATTATTGAAAAGCATCGTTTCAGAAGGGATATAACTGAATTTGATGAATATGAATATAATTTACTTTTGGATGCAGATCTACTTATTATAGATGATTTAGGAACAGAAGTAGCAAATACCTTTACAAATGCAGAAATATTTAATATTGTTAATACTAGACTGTTAAATGAGAAGAAAACTATTATTTCAACAAATTTGACACCTAAAGAAATATCAGACACTTATACTGATAGAGTATTTTCAAGGGTTCTAGAAAAATTTATACCATTAAAATTTTATGGGCCAGATTTAAGATGGTCTAAATGGGATGGTAATAAATAAAGTTCAATACTCCTTTAGAATAGGGGTATTTTTTTGCCTATTTCTCATGATATAATTAATTTAATAAGATGAGAAAGGGGCATAAGCTATGGATTCTAAGGAAAGAAGAAAAGAAATACTTAGGCTATTAAAGGAAAAAGATAATCCAATTAAAGGAATAGATTTAGCGAATAAACTAGGGGTTAGCAGACAAATAATAGTACAAGATATTGCTATTTTAAGAGCAAAAGGAGAAAGAATTTTAGCTACTCCTCAAGGTTACATTATTCCAATGGAGAAGGAAAATAAACTGGTTAAAACTATAGTTTGCAAGCATACAAAAAATGAAGAAATAGAAGATGAGTTAAAAATCATAGTAGATATGGGAGGTAAAGTTTTAGATGTAGTAGTTGAACACCCTTTATATGGAGAAATAAAAAGTCCTTTAATGATAAGTTCAAGATTAGATGTATTTCAATTTATGAAAAACTTAGAAAGGACCAAGGCAGAACCTTTATCTACATTAACAGAAGGAATCCATATTCATTCTATTGAAGTAGAAAATGAAAAGATATTGGAAAATATTAAAGAAGCTTTAAAGAAAAAAAACTACTTGATTGACTTAGAATAAAGTGATATATTTTGTATATATAGGTGACAAGACAACTGTAAATACAAAATAAGGGGTGGGATTTTGAACCAAGAAAAATCAACTAAGGGAAATAAGATAAAAGAGTATCTCATTAATGTATTCAATGGCATGGCTTTAGGGCTTTTTTCTTCTTTAATGACTGGGCTTATTATTAAACAAATAGGAGGATTTTTAAAAGTAGATTTGATAATTACCTTTGGAGAAATCACCCAATATATGATGGGACCAGCTATAGGGGCAGGAGTGGCATATAGTTTAAATGCTCCTCCTTTAGGGATATTTGCCTCAGTAGCTACTGGCGCTATAGGAGCAGGTACTATAGGCTTAAATAGCGGGGAATTAGCTATACAAGTCGGTGAACCAGTAGGTGCCTTAGTGGCAGTTTTAGTTGGAGCAGAATTTTCAAAACTTATTCAAGGAAAAACTAAAGTAGATATAGTTTTAGTACCTATTTCTACAGTTTTAGTAGGAGGATTAACTGGTTATTATATAGCGCCAGCAGTAAGTGGTCTAATGACCTTCATTGGTAATATAATTAATTTTGCCACTGAATTACAACCTATACCTATGGGTATACTAGTATCTATATTAGTGGGTATTGCTTTAACTTTGCCTATAAGTAGTGCAGCCTTAGCTATATCTTTAGGATTAAATGGTTTGGCAGCAGGAGCTGCTACTGTTGGTTGCTGTGCCCAAATGATAGGCTTCGCCGTAGCTAGCTATGAAGATAATGGATTTGGTGGTTTTATAGCCCAAGGTATAGGAACCTCAATGCTTCAAATACCTAATATAATTAGAAATCCACGAATTTGGATACCTCCAATAATTGCATCAGCTATTTTGGGGCCCATTTCAACTACAGTTTTTAAAATGGAAAGTAATATGATAGGTGCAGGTATGGGGACTAGTGGACTAGTTGGGCAATTTGCCTTGATAGATACTATGGGTTCTAGCCCTAAGGTTTTTATATCAATACTTTTAATGCATTTCATTCTTCCGGGAGTTATTTCTTATTTAATATCTAAATGGATGAAGGAAAATGGCCATATTAAAGCAGGAGATATGAAATTGAATTAAATGGAAGAAAAAACACATTGAAAAATAAATCTTATCATGATATAATTGGTAGTAAAATTAATAGCTATGCAATGAAAGGAACTAGTAAGCAAACTTTATCTTTTACAGAGAGCCAATGGCCGGTGTGAATTGGCAAGATAAATTGTTGAATCCAGCCTGGAGCAAAGTATTTTATAAGTGGGCCATATGAAGCTAACTAGGGTGGCAACGCGGGAATAACTCTCGTCCCTAAAGGGATTGGGAGTTTTTTTATATTTAAAATAGAAAAAGGAGGTAAAATAATGTTAGATATTAGAAGAATAAGAAAAAGTCCAGAAGAAGTAAAAAAAGGTTTAGCTAAAAGAAATGAAGAATACAATATTGATGAAATCTTAGAAATAGATGAGAAAAGAAGAAAGCTACTTTTTGAAGTAGAAAACATGAAAGCTGAACAAAATAAGGTTTCAAAAGAAATTCCCAAAATGAAAAAAGAAGGTAGGGATATATCCTCTCTATTAGAAGAAATGAAAAAATTATCAGCAAATGTAAAGGCTATAGATGAAAAGGTTAAAAAAATCGATGAAGAACTTAAAGACTTACTGCTACATATACCTAATATACCTCATGAAGATGTAGTAAAGGGCGAAACTGATGAAGAAAATGTTGAAATAAGAAAAATAGGAGAACCTATAGAATTTACTTTTGAACCAAAAGCCCACTGGGATTTAGGTGTAGATTTAGATATATTAGATTTCGAAAGAGCATCTAAGGTTACAGGTGCTAGATTTACTGTATTTAAAGATAAAGGCGCTTTGTTAGAAAGAGCTTTAATAAATTTCATGTTAGATTTACACACTGTGGATCAAAATTATAAAGAAGTATCAACTCCTTTTATGGTAAATAGAGTAAGTATGACAGGAACTGGCCAACTTCCTAAGTTTGCAGAAGATGCTTTTGGTGTCCCTAGTAAGGATTACTTCTTAATTCCAACAGCAGAAGTACCTGTTACAAATCTTCATAGAGATGAAATACTTAAAGAGGGTATGTTGCCAATGTACTATACTGCATATTCTCCTTGTTTTAGACAAGAAGCAGGTTCTGCTGGTAGGGATACTAGAGGTTTAATTAGAAATCATCAGTTTGACAAAGTAGAGTTAGTTAAATTTGTAAAGCCTGAAGAGTCTTATGAAGAATTAGAAAAGCTAACGGCAGATGCTGAAGAAGTATTAAAACTTTTAGGTTTACCTTATAGGATAGTAATGCTTTGTACTGGAGATTTAGGTTTTTCCTCTGCAAAAACTTATGATATTGAGGTTTGGATGCCTAGTTATAATAGATATGTAGAAATATCTTCTTGCAGTAATTTTGAAGATTTTCAAGCAAGAAGGGCTAACATTAGATTTAGAAGAGAGGACAATAAAAAATTAGAATATGTTCATACTTTAAATGGTTCTGGTTTAGCGGTAGGTAGAACTACAGCAGCTATTTTGGAAAATTTCCAACAAGAAGATGGTTCTATTTTTATACCGGAAGCATTGAGACCTTATATGAGAGGATTGGAAAAGATAGAGAGATAGAGTAAAAGTGAAATATAAATCATATCAAAGCATGGATTAAAACAATTGTAAAATATATATAGTTTTTAGACAGGGAAAAGTGAGATAATCCCCTTAGAATAGACAGGTGAAGTAAAAGTTGGTTTATGAAAAGGGAAGATCATATTCCCTGTCTTTTCTTTAGAGGATTTTTATATTTTGTGAAGAATTAATAATAAGCCTTAAATATTAATATAATAAAGGAGATATTATTTTAAAGGAGGTATATTTTGAGAAAAGGGGCTAAAAGACTATTATTAGTTTCCATTATTTTAGTATTATCTTTGACAGTTTCTGCTTGCAAAAAAGAAGAGGTAAGGGAAATTAAGGACTATCCAACGTTAATAACAGAAGAGCTTAATAATATAAAAGAGGATGAAATAAATCAATATGAAATAGATATAGATTTTAATCCAGAAGAAAAAACTTATATAGGTAATCAAACTGTTTTATATATAAATAATGAAGATATAGAGTTAAATGAGATATATTTTCATTTATATCCTAATGCTTTTAAAACAGTAGAGACAGTGCCTATATTGTTTAATGATATGGATAGAGCCTTCCCTCAGGGATTTGAACCAGGCTATATTGAGATGAATAAAATATTAGTTGATAACAAAGAGATAAGCTTTACCTTAGAAGGTGAAGGAGATACGATACTTAAA
This Tissierellales bacterium DNA region includes the following protein-coding sequences:
- a CDS encoding ATP-binding protein, which gives rise to MNSHVLNDILKEFERKRDKAHYEQNLRKKEVYSKVPEIKAIDDEIAKTGFYISKSILKDPSSYKKNLNEIKKQMENLKMERAVHLTENNINIEYLDINYECNECEDTGYLSNGERCNCLKQALINKAYKMSNVENILEKENFQSFDINIFPDKSIEGEELTPRQNMMNILSISEGFVGNFNEKNEENLLLYGSTGLGKTFICNCIAKALLDKNKIVIYQTAFTILEIIEKHRFRRDITEFDEYEYNLLLDADLLIIDDLGTEVANTFTNAEIFNIVNTRLLNEKKTIISTNLTPKEISDTYTDRVFSRVLEKFIPLKFYGPDLRWSKWDGNK
- the serS gene encoding serine--tRNA ligase; the encoded protein is MLDIRRIRKSPEEVKKGLAKRNEEYNIDEILEIDEKRRKLLFEVENMKAEQNKVSKEIPKMKKEGRDISSLLEEMKKLSANVKAIDEKVKKIDEELKDLLLHIPNIPHEDVVKGETDEENVEIRKIGEPIEFTFEPKAHWDLGVDLDILDFERASKVTGARFTVFKDKGALLERALINFMLDLHTVDQNYKEVSTPFMVNRVSMTGTGQLPKFAEDAFGVPSKDYFLIPTAEVPVTNLHRDEILKEGMLPMYYTAYSPCFRQEAGSAGRDTRGLIRNHQFDKVELVKFVKPEESYEELEKLTADAEEVLKLLGLPYRIVMLCTGDLGFSSAKTYDIEVWMPSYNRYVEISSCSNFEDFQARRANIRFRREDNKKLEYVHTLNGSGLAVGRTTAAILENFQQEDGSIFIPEALRPYMRGLEKIER
- a CDS encoding PTS sugar transporter subunit IIC, which produces MNQEKSTKGNKIKEYLINVFNGMALGLFSSLMTGLIIKQIGGFLKVDLIITFGEITQYMMGPAIGAGVAYSLNAPPLGIFASVATGAIGAGTIGLNSGELAIQVGEPVGALVAVLVGAEFSKLIQGKTKVDIVLVPISTVLVGGLTGYYIAPAVSGLMTFIGNIINFATELQPIPMGILVSILVGIALTLPISSAALAISLGLNGLAAGAATVGCCAQMIGFAVASYEDNGFGGFIAQGIGTSMLQIPNIIRNPRIWIPPIIASAILGPISTTVFKMESNMIGAGMGTSGLVGQFALIDTMGSSPKVFISILLMHFILPGVISYLISKWMKENGHIKAGDMKLN
- a CDS encoding transcription repressor NadR, translated to MDSKERRKEILRLLKEKDNPIKGIDLANKLGVSRQIIVQDIAILRAKGERILATPQGYIIPMEKENKLVKTIVCKHTKNEEIEDELKIIVDMGGKVLDVVVEHPLYGEIKSPLMISSRLDVFQFMKNLERTKAEPLSTLTEGIHIHSIEVENEKILENIKEALKKKNYLIDLE